From the genome of Triticum aestivum cultivar Chinese Spring chromosome 1A, IWGSC CS RefSeq v2.1, whole genome shotgun sequence:
TAGAGGGATTGAATAGATTGGTTGGGTATAGGTTTATCCGGAGTAAGTAAAACTCGGCCATCATGTCTAACGTTCTAAATAGCAATACACTAACTGAACTTTAATAGTGCCCAATACAAATACTTCGGCTAACTATAAAGAAAAGACAAAATAATGACTGACGTGACACAAACACAAAACAATAACTATCCTATGCATTTGAACGACACGACTCAACATAGCATGGCAATACAAATTTACCCACAAATCAATATTTAGATAAAACCTAAATATGTATAATGGTTAAAACATCAACTATAGAATTTAACAACAAGTGTCTTAAAAGTCAACCAAGCTACTTCCTAAACAAACTCGTTAAGTTACAAAACATCAAACAATAGCACGATCCTAAAGAAATGCTAAAACATAATAGACTCAAATCATGTAGCATATAATTAAAATAATCTAGATACATTTGAAGCAAATGCATCAACAATAATCTAGTCATAGcatgatcaactcttgtaacaaaaATCATGCACATGATATAACTCACAACACCACCTAGACTCAATCAAACTAATTTAAACAATAATTCTACAATCGTTCCGAAACTAAACTGGAACATAAATATTGCTATGCATGACAATATTATTTAGAAAGTACGCATGCATATACTATGTCTATGAACAAATAAAAATTATTGCACTTCACTAACATGCATCAAAAATAATAATTGTACAACTAGTTCTAGAAATTCTATGACCAATTCTAATATATCCTAGAATCACTCAACAATATTTAGGACAAACCCTAAGCATGCTACGGACATGACAATAAGACATAAACAATTTTGCATGATTACTTATATAAAACATCATACACACTTAATAAGAAAATAACACAATTAAACATCTATTCAAACAAAACAATTAACTCGTTCCTAGCATCATCGAAACAGCCTATGGGTTTAGCATTGGTTTTGGGTCACCGAGTAGTCGTTGGAGATGGAACCAGTGGTGTTGAGCGAGCGAGCGCCGgtgcgcgtcgtcgtcgtcgtccaaaCTCCGATGATGAAGAGAGCAGCGGCACGGCTCCATTGTGCGCGCGGCCAATGATTGCCAACGACTGGGAAATGATGTCTAGGAGATAGGCTTTGGCAAGGGGATTCTGTTGGTGGGAGGAATTGGACTAGGATGCTCACCTTAGGCGACGGTAGTCGAAGAACAGTAGAGATGGGGCTGTATTGCGGGGTGGATTACGAGTGATTGGAAAGGAATTGGAGGATGGGATGATGGGGCTTTTATAGAGGTGCTCCTGGCGCACGTCGTGACGCGAAGGGTCTGCCGAATGGTAGCCGGAGGAGAGAGATCAGGAGGTGAATGCCATTGTTGGGCCAATAACTTCGTCAGTTACTTGCATGAGATTAAGCGCATCATAAGTGGAGCCATTAGACTGAACGGACTCGTCGTTGAGTGGGGAGTAAATCTTGTGTTGATGACGAATGGAAACGGTGAAGGGATTAATAGGATTTGAAGGGAAAAGAAGAGGCAACCATGGAGGTTTCTTCTCTGTAACATGTACGTGCACGTGTGCGGGAGGAACGAGAAGAGCCGAGCCGTCCGCTCGCTCGCTCACTCGGCTGGGCTGTTGGCCTGCTGGTTGGGCCTTGGGCCAAGTCTCTTTGGTGGCTGGACacaaaaaaaaacaaagagaagaGATGGCCCAGTGCATACGTGAATGTGTGTGACCAATTTTGGTGCATACGTGCAATAGACCAACAACGGCTAGGCTAGGATGCATGTATTGTTCAAGGaccaataaaagaaagagaaactaaagaagagagaATAAAAGAAAATCAATATAATATAATATTGATTTCTTTTACTAGGATTGCTACAAGAGGAACCGAAACAAAGACAACTAAAAAGTCTTCAAGAATCCAAGAAATCAAAGTAACAAAAAAAACTTAAATGAAATATTACGAACGAATAAATCGACTCAGGATATTACGGAAAATATTTTTCACCTGACATGTGCTAAATTAATTCCAAACAACTTGGTATTAATTTGAGCAATCTCCAAAATATATAATTTAAGATTACATTGCAACATCCCTTGGCTTTAAAAAAAATGAACTCTCGAAAAAAATCAGGATGTTACAATCACACACATTCTAATGTACATTGTATACTTAAATATATCGATATGGTTTGGTCATTAAGATGTTAAAATTAGAAACATATACCTGTCGTGAGTGCCGGGTAAGAGTCTCAACATTAGGTATAATGGATGGAAGTCTGGCACGAGCATCAGAGAAAAAAATGCTCGACAAATCTACATTCTTAAGTTGAGAAGAATTTCTCAAACAGATTTCTGTCAGGATCCCAATCTCATCAGAGCGAAAGGAGCAAAGTTTTGGGGCATCGATCTGTACTGACTGTAGCCCTGTGCAATGTATCAAACTAAGGTATTTGAGTTGCTGCGACGTGAAAGCTATTCGCAAGCAAGTTATCCCCCTGCAAAAGGACATGTCCAACTTCTCTAGGACAGAAGATTTTGAGAGCAAGAACCGTAATCCTTCCTCTGTAACGCGGACAGAAAACAAATGTAAACATGTCAATCTTCTTAAGAGACCAAGTGACGACGTGGGAATAAAAGCACAGCCGTGGAGGTGGAGAGACTGGATTGAACTTGCAGCTGCCTCATCTGACAAGACGGCACACGGGAAGTTGTATTCTTCCTTGATTTGTAAAGGTATTGACAAGTCAAGTTTTTTTATCCCAGACTTGACGGTGATTTGGAGCCACCTGTCGAGGCCGGAAGCTTTGATGTAGCCATAAGAGCCAGGTATAAGTTTAAGTTTGAGTGTCTCCACCTTAACCCTATTGTTGTGATGGTTTTCAAGAATTTGGTCAACTTTTTTATGATATAGGTTTCATGTTCTTCAACTGTCTTATCAGCCAACCCAAGCGTATGTTCGTTGAGTTTAAGGTGGGAATAGCGTCTCCAGGCATGTAGAAATCCGTGAGACACGCATGCAGCACGAGCTGCATCTTGCACTGTCAAGAGGGAGTGTATATAATGTAGAATTTCCTGCAAAATTGAGGTTCACAAGCTCAACAATTAGATTGTAGCTAGCAGCTAACTTTAGCTAGTACGTAGTTGACATAGAAACAACAAAATCATATTTACACAACTTGCTAATTTGTGCATGTAGTTTACAGTTCATGCATACAGCTAAAAAAGATCCTCGATCTAATATGGCAACGAGGGAGTACATTTTTTTTGAGGTGAAACGAGGGAGTACATTTTTTTTGAGGTGAAACGAGGGAGTACATGTATAAGTATAACAATTTGTTGCGATTCGACGATGAATGGTTCCTATGGAAACAAGCATGGTTACAATTTACTTGACATCACATTGAGATCTTATATTATAGCACGAAAAGCAAGCAAAATTCCTAGGTCTAGATGCACCATATATTCATGTGATAGCAGTTTTTCTCGGGATCTGGTCGCCAGCAAGAAGATATACCTCTGGTAGTTGCTCAAAAACAGGCCCTGGTCTCATATTTCGGGCACCTTGTTGTTGGCGAGATGCACTATATGTTTCAGCAGACGAAGCCTCCGGTAAATTGTCTGCAATAATAACAGGAGCTTGTAAGCATGTAGCATCACTTTTCCTTATGCAACTCGAACTTTGCAATATAGAACTATGAATTCTCATGAACCCAAGCTACTTGAACAACGCTCGCAAAAAAAAAAGCTACTTGAACAAGGAAAGGTAGAAAATACTTTGCCGTCGACGCAGACCTATAGCGTGGTGGGAGGTGCCGACGAGAAGGGGAGTTGGACATCGCGATCTATATAGCGTGGGAGCCTGGGAAGTTTCGGCTATATATATGCCAATGTTTTCGCCGTCTCTGGCGGCGGTTCTGTTTCGGCTATATATATACTTGTATCCCGTCCTTGTGTTCCTTGTGTTAGTTGGAGTTGAAGCTGCCGTGCCATGCCCTGCTCGCCGGAGTCGCTGTAGTCACCTTGGTCACCGGAATCGTCGTTCAGGCCATCACTGATCTGCCAGCATCGGTTGAGTCAGCTTTGCATGTAGTGTTTGCCCTTTGCGGCTTTGCCGGAGAGTACACGGCGAGTCGCCGTGTCGGGAATAGATTCGGCTTGCCTGCTTCCTCCTCATGCTTTCATTTGTGCTCCCACTTTACCCtggctgtttttttctttttttctttctaatctaatcatttCCCTCCCTAATTTTAAGGAGGTGGAGCCGGATCTTATTTTGTTTCAATCAAATCatgccacgtatgcgggagcacggatgggcgcacgccgaaggagcaggcaagtctcgtccgtcGGGAACAGGGCCCCTGGTTGTAGCTTGCCCCCcggccccctcctttgctcccagCGTACGAGGAGAAGAGAAAACATGACGAGCAGTGGTCATAGTTCAACCAGGTAGAGGGGCATAAAGGTCATTCTGCATCAATTTTCTGAATTAAACAAATAAAGAATTCACTAAAACAGAAATTAGGGCAAATGATGGAAAGATTAAAGAACAGGCAAATGATCTAACTCTAACTAAAGCAGGGCAAATCATCAACTCCTCAAATAAAGTGTGGCAAATGATCCAATCTCTCTTCCTGATCGAGCTCCAATACGGACATGAGTTTACGTACTTTGGGCTCTCACATTATTCCCAGGTCACGTACATTTGCAGCCAATTAAATTAGCATCAAAGGTCGTTGTAGTATAGTAAGTATTCCCGCCTGTCACGCGggtgacccgggttcgatccccggcaacggcggtacgttgtttttttcgttttttcttcttCAATTTTCAGTGACAAACAACACAGATGCATTGCGGATACAGTAATCCAGCTGAGGACAAGACCGACCAGCATTTCCATCCATTTAAAACCAGACCCCGTGTTATGATCCAAGATCATCCTATTACATTTTGCTGTATCTATATTTCTATACTGCGTCATCAAGACATCGAGTCGGAGCTCTACAAGATGGCTGCCAGAAAGAACCTCTCTGCCAGAGGTGGGATGACGAATGAGTAGTGGATGAGAGGACTATATAgatttagggcatctccagccgttggccctcccaggacgcataaaaattgccctctgggggtgagccggcgatacaatcggcgctggggcggttttgcgcccagtcgtcgcccccagctcgTCTCCAGacgccgaaattggcccactttgcagcccaatttcgcCGAATAAAGggtccatatgggcgagaataggcccatattcggcgtggtttcgccgtgtctcggcgttcaattatcaacacaattatttcttatcacatatttcatcacagaaaaatcaaatacttcaacaaaataatacaacaacaaatagttcaatacaaattatatagttcaacgaataaaaactcgtatttcatcacatggcgtcccccttgagcctccataggtgctcaattagatctttctgcagttgatgatgcacctgtgggtctcggatctcctgacgcatactgagataggcagtccaagttgccggtagctggtgatcaacttcggctagaggaccctgcctgtagtatggttcagtgtcaaacactgggtcttcttgctcgctctcgatgatcatgttgtgcaagatgacacagcaagtcataatttcccacatttgatctttggatCAGGTCTGAGCGGGATACCGAACAAcaacaaatcgagattggagcacaccaaatgcccgctcgacatccttcctgcaagcctcctgaagcttcgcaaaccaggcgttcttgcctcctgccacagggtttgagatcgtcttcacaaatgtcgaccatctcggatagatgccgtcagctagatagtacccctcgttgtattggtgcccattgatctcgaagttcatcggaggagaatggccctcaacgagcttggcaaaaataggagagcactgcagcacgttgatctcattgtgagttcctggcataccaaagaagaagtgccaaatccagaggtcctgtgtggctaccgcctcaagcaccacactgcaaccgcctttggcgcctttgtacatcccctgccaaccaaatgggcaattcttccatttccaatgcatgcagtcgatgcttcctagcatcccaggaaatcctcttgctgcattctgggctaggatccgagcagtgtcttccgcattgggtgttctcaagtattgtggcccaaacactgccaccactgcccgacagaacttgtagaaacactctatgctggtggactcagCCATGCTCCCATAGTCGTCGaggaatcactgggagctccatatgcaagcatcctcatcgctgtcgtgcacttctggatggaggtgaatccaagagcaccagtgcaatccatcttgcacttgaagtagttgtcgaactcctggatggaattcacaatcctgaggaagagctttcggctcatccgataacggcgccgaaatgttctctcgccatgaagtggagcatcggcgaagtagtcggagtagagcatgcagtagccttggagacaatgccggttctttgctttcatccgccccagcgccgagccacctcgccgcggcttttcattgctcgctagcagctgggcgagggtggcgagcaccatgagatgctcttcttcctggacgtcggccgcggcttcctcctccagcagcgcggcgagctcttcctcctcatccgagtccatcgccgaggcaggcaaaacgccgaacaccttgcgctcggtgggcgtgtacccgccgttaaaccgcgcctccgcggccggaaacgcccagctgctatgggaggggctgccgcggcgaagcgctgctattttccggcggggaatggctatctagcagagtagggcggcggccgtcgccgggatatagctagtggtggccgagggcgcggggggtgcgaggcgagccgggggaagaaaaccttgacttttcccctgtcggtgtgggccaggcgtgcttttccctagcgccggagcccccaactgctccccagcgcgccgggttcggcatgtgaccgccgggcggaaaaaagatctgaaccggcgattttcggcggactggggacgcgactgggccgttttttcggcgccggcgtcgAAAAAGTGGCCTAGGGGGCCCTGTtgtgggcgcggctggagatgcccttattacCGAGGCACAGTTTGTCTCTTTCACCAGGATCAGGGAGCTCGTTCTTGCCACCCGACGGATCTGACAAAGTCGAAGATCAAGGATTATAGATTGCAGATGGTATGGTCTGTCGTGCGGGTGACCCGGGTTTGATCCCCGGCAACTGCGATTTGTTTTTCCTCACTTTGTATCTTGTTCGCCAAACTGATGTTCTTCAGAAACCAGTCAAAAATAAGTAACATATCAGTTAGAATTCACACGGTTTTCATCATACATGGCAAATGCAGTAATCGGGCAAAGGTTCAAACTGAGGAGCAAACCGAGCAATTTCTTCATCCCATATCTTGGTAATTAGTATCCAAATTCCTATTGAATCTCTATCTATACCATACCCTGTCATGACCACTagcagccggttgtggcgtccctGATTTGGCTAGTTTGTATTTCTAGCCTATTTGGCTCTGAGTGAGTTTTTGTTTCAGTTGGAGACTTTGAGACCTTGTTACAACCTTATCtatttaataagatggccgtatgcatcgttctgatgcaaagGCCGGGGTGACCCTTTTTTCGAAGAAAAAAAATGACCACTAGCAGCAGGAGAAATATAGGAGGAGGATCCAGTCCCTTCAAAATATTCAGTTGCATATCACCTTCTTATTTTCTCTAAGACGGTTTGCCTGATATATGTAACTAAATTATGTTCCAATGCTACTTATTTAGGTACTTGCACTTGCAGTTCATCAATAGGTCATGGAAATGCAACCTATAGGCGCAATAATTTTGTGCATCCACATGTTCCCTGCCTAAGCATAAGCATCATGTTATTCACTTATAACATGTCACTGATCATTTGTGCTTTCTTGTTGTAATAATCATGTTCTAAAGCTTTAGCTTCACTTGCTGTAAATGAAGTAATTGTGCTTTCTTGCTGTAACCAAATCCATGTCCCAATGCTTACGACTGTTCAATATAACACGGTATAAAGCAACATCTTTGCACACTCATATGCTTACTACTAAAACTAGAACTTAATTATTTCATGTATCCGCGAGTTGATCCCACTTGTCTTTTGAAACTGTTGACACATGAGAGGAAGAGCCATAATCCTTCATCCGTAATGTCGGACATGAGAATCTTGTCAATCTTCTCAAGAGGCCAAGTGTCTATGCGAAATGAAGAGGGCAACATGAGAGGCGAAGAGACTAAATTGAAGTTGCAGCTGCCTCATGAGACAAACTGAGCACATACCTCTAGCGATCTCGCTTCCCAAGTTTAGATAATGTTAGTGTTTTCGCCAGAAACAGGGGTAGTTCTCATCTTCATTTCTCGTTTCATGTCTCTAATTCGAACGGATATGACTTTTACCATTAATATTTTACTTGCCAAGATTAAACTTGGTAGTAAATAGCTTCGTCATCGCACTAACAACAAAGTCATTGTAGTATAAGTTGTAAGTATTCTCGCCTAACCCGGCCCCAATTCCTGACAAGGCCtttttgctggaattttgtctatattttgggccagcccaataacaatttcagaaatttctaataaatcctagaggctcacgtagcccattcgtgcaaggcaagaggtggaaccaaagtttagtcccatattgctagtttggtgggagttggacctccttataagggaggttgtttctccacatgtatgagtatgagaacaagagggacatcacgcgcgctcctcctcctccgcccgctgcagcccgccgcgggttgcgggaatgagctacCGGCTGTTCACTTGGTCTCCCTCTCTTCGTTTCACCTTCCGTTGTTGCCTGTTCGCTTGCTTCTTCTGTTCCAGAGAGATAcaccccatcccggcttgcggcgtgcaccgtagGTCGGGATAGTAGGCCTTCGAAACCCCACcgctttgagtcctgtacgggagaagggtgataaggttttatgcagatgctatttaccttctctctgtcagatagcatgacttgttttatctctccTATATTAGTCATGATATATCtagtatttttgttaataaaatcattcggtaaatttctcatatttccaacacttttcgCATTCTTTTGTTGCACTTGATAAAAGCTATGCATGCAGCTAATAAAGGCAAAAATATTACAATCTAGATATGAAGGTTTGAAGAGTTCAAAGTTTTATTTTTATGCAAATACCATGAATAAATTACATATCTTCCATCTGTGCTATAGACAAAAAAACGTGTTGTCACTAGTGCAAAAATTAGACATGTGACACAATTGGGACTATTTCTAATCCAAAATGAACCACATTGGTAAGTACTCGCTCTGATCaataataagtgtcgcagttttgaactaaggtcCACAACACTTATTTTGAaatagagggagtagtatttattggtCACTCGAATGACATACATTACATGGCTTCGGGACCTTGAATAAAACAGTAGATGGAACTCTCCCAATGTACCTACCCACAGCCTCCATGGCTTTACGAGCTCCTGCAAGATTCATATCAGTCAAAGGAGAGGATTAGCTAATCTTTGTTGCGGAGGGGCATTCGCCGGTGGTACCCGACCTCGTATCGTAGCCGTAGGTCGTTTCCAACGTCAGACGCTTGAGTGAAGGTGCACTCTCAAATAATGTGGGTCGTGAGCTCCACCAGGCTCTTGGATGCACAAAAGCCCATGATCCTCATATGCCTAAGGCGGTCATACTGACGCTCCAGTTTTCGCCTCACATAGTCACCGTCGTCATCTCTGACGTCGAGATCGGACATAAGGGCACAGTGCCCTAACTGCATATACATACATATGTATAATCAATATTTATCATTAGCGTTATTTGGTCTGATAAACAAGTGTAACCCACTAATTggtggatagctccaagagatgtGAACAGTGATACACGCAAGATAAACACATCCATGAGAGGAGAGGCATCAAGAAAAGAAACCGAACAGAAGACATCATAGCTTGTGTGGAAGGCCGACATTGATCGGACGAGTTTGATTTGCAACTTCTTAAGGTGGCGAGTCTGATTTGCGACATTGATCTTTGGGTTTGGCATATTGTCATCCTAAGGAATGACAAACCCAAAGATCAATCATGTGTTTCTTTCAACATAAAAATGTTGCATACATTTTTCACTATATGATTAATTAAGGGACATTTACATTTATGCCTCTAATTTGCACTCGCTCCCAGTTTTACCACTAAAAAAATCATGTGCTCAAATTTTCCCATGTTATGTTTGGTGTGCTTGTAGAAATACCCTTCCGTACATTTTCCGTCCAGTCAAAGTCCTTTGACCGTCCAATTTTTCTATAAGCGCTTCTAACGGTCAAtggcctttgactggacggaaaatTTATGAAAGGGTATTTCTATAAACGCATCAAATGGAACAGTGGCAAATTTGAGCACGTGGTTTTTTAGGGGTAAACCTGAGAGTTGGCACAAATTAGGGGCATAAATGTAAATGACCCATTAATTAAATAGCAAATCTGATATCATTATTACGATGTCAAATGACCCATTAATTAACAAGCCAAAGTCGTTCTAGTATAGTGGTAGGTATTCCCGTGgcgagtgcccccccccccccccccctcccctcctctTATTTTGCACTTGAAGTTGCCGGAGTTATCAATGGCAgcattttttattctgttttttgcACTCACAAAGCAATCACAGGAGTAAACAATGGCATCAGCAAGCCAACCACAAGAAAGATCTTCCAAGCTGGAAATATTACATAGTTCAACATTGTGGTGACACACTTTTAGCAGTAAACATGCTATTCGGTAGACAAAACATGTGATACAGTACGACAGAACTGTTTCAAATAAAGAATATGATGATGAACCAAACATGTAGCAATCTAACGCCGGCGGTTGCCGGTATGGCATCGGCTGCAGGGTTCGAGAACCTTGAACTCAACATATGAGGGAACCCTCTCTGCAATGCATCTGCGGATGACCTCCACAGCTATATGAGCTTATGCGATAGCCATATTGCTCATCCACAAGCATCCTCCAATCTTCGTTGAGGCGGGGCACTTGCCAATGTCACCCACCCTCCTATCGTAGCCGTATGTTGTGTCCAACGTCAAACGCTCGAGCGAAGGCGCGTTCTTGAGGATGTGGATGGTGAGCTCGAGCAGGGAGGGATGGAAGCCCGTGATTGTCACCCGCTTGAGGTCGTCATGCTGACACGCTGTCTTCCATCTTGGATATATGTCGTAATGGTCATCACTATCACTATCGTCGTAattatcatcatcaccaccaccacaaTCGTCattgtcaccatcatcatcatcatcatcatcatcgtcgtcatcatcatcatcatcatcatcatcatcatcatcatcgccatcaccgtcaccatgattgtcatcttcatcatcatcacccctATGGTCTATAATGAAAGGATAGTACCATATGGAATGTCGTACCTACATATACATATGTAACATAAACATTCGTTCCATAGTTTCCGTAGGTCATTGCCAAACGTGATACATCAACATAGTGACATATATAGCTCTGGGAGATATGGATATCAACTTACACGCAGGATAAAAGTATCCAAGGCAGGAGAAGCATCAAGAAAAGAAACTAGAGATAAAATGTATTGGCTTGGGGACATGACCATTTCTGATACGAGTATGATTTCCAAGTGTCTGAGGCAAGGGAGTTTGGACGGCAGCACTGGAATGTTGACATTCTGAAGAAGGAAAAATCCCAAGATTAACTATGTGTCTGTTTTTTCCAGCATAAAACTGGTATATACATCCAAATATACAATTGTTGACTATATATATAGTACTAGAGGGCGTACCTCATCAAAAGAGCGCATGGTAAGCCTCTCAACATTTCCTGCGATGGATGGAAGCATGGCACGAGCATGGCAGAGAAGAAGAATGCAATCCAAGTTTACATTGTTAAGCTGAGAAGGATTCCTGACAAAGATTTCTATACAGGGCAGCTCAAGCTTCTCCAgcccccccctcccctccctcgtGTCGCCCCGCTTGGGCGACCCGAGGGgcgcaaaccctagccccgccgtccccctcccctcctcgcccttccctcgccgccgcctgaggcagctGCTGCCGGGCAAGCTCGGCGCGTTGCTGatgaaggcggcggcggggccctcgccgcctcgccgcccatgGGGGGCCTTTGGATCCGGGGcggcgcactactaggaaaaaccttatacacagaagcttATCAGCGGCGAGGTCTaaaaaagggcgctactgctaattagtagtagcgagggttataaaacccgcgctactactaacttgaTAGTAGTAGCGAAGGTTATAAACCCACGCTGCTACTAAGTGATCTCCACCAATGCCCCCGGTAcaggccatagtagtagcgaggggtataaaacctgCGTTACTACTACGTACATAGCTATAGCGCTGGTATGACCCCACGCTATTACTAATCGTGTCCACTCCCACCCCACCCCGGCTGGCCCGATCCACTCCCACcccaccactctctctctctctctcatcccaAAAAAAACCTCTCTCAGGAACTCACGATCTCCTCACGATCCAGCCCAGCTCCTCTCCCCACGATCTCCTCGCCACCGCCCCCACCCACGCCGTCCGGTTCCGGCAAGCACCGGCCGCGCGCAACGCTCCCCCAAGCGCGCCCCTCCCTCCCCCACACCCTGATCCAGCAATATCCCTTCCTCCTCTCATCGACCGCTTCAGCTTCGATGACGACGGCGCCGCTATCCGCGTCCTCTCCGACGCCGACCCGGCCGCGCCGCGGCAGCAGCAGCCCACGGGCGCCAACATCCGTCGCGCGCTCGCGCGCTTCGTCGCCGACGCGCGTCCCGAGGACTCCCTCTTCTTCCACTACAGCGGCCACGGCACGCGCCTGCCCGCCGAGACCGGCCGGGACGATGACACCGGCTACGACGAGTGCATCGTCCCCTCCGACATGAACCTCATCACAG
Proteins encoded in this window:
- the LOC123047997 gene encoding uncharacterized protein → MPPRWYDPTLLLIVSTPTPPRLARSTPTPPLSLSLSSQKKPLSGTHDLLTIQPSSSPHDLLATAPTHAVRFRQAPAARNAPPSAPLPPPHPDPAISLPPLIDRFSFDDDGAAIRVLSDADPAAPRQQQPTGANIRRALARFVADARPEDSLFFHYSGHGTRLPAETGRDDDTGYDECIVPSDMNLITAEEAYRWQVVANQEAAAVGGRCRVEKLRGRWTLPSGKTTADCVMMLSTVWQRQKV